The following nucleotide sequence is from Burkholderia gladioli.
GGGTTCGGCGCCGAGGGCGCGCAGGAGGCCGCGCGTGATCAGCAGCCCCGACACCGTCGCCGTCGCGACAGCGAGCAGGCAGATGACGACCAGCAAGGCACGCTGCCGCGCGAATCGATCCTCCGACTCCCGCACCATGTCGTCGGCACGCGCGCGATTGGCGCGTGCATAGTCGTTCGACGCCTTGATCAGGGCCGCAAGCAGCGGCCTGCACTGGCTGACGATCTCGGCGCCGGCGGCGTCGTTGCGATGGTCGATGGCCAGCCTGGTGATTTCCAGGGCGACCGGGCGATAGCGTGTTTCGACTCGTCCTATTTCGGCCGCCAGGCTCCGCTCCTCGTCGGAAGCATCCTGGGCGGCGGCCACCATGGCATTGAAACGGGCGAGAGTCGTCTCGACGCGGCGCTCGGCATCGAACACGGCATTCCGTTCGAGTTCGATATCGGCCGGGGACGAGACCAGCACCAGGTTGCGTACCGCCATGGCCCGGTCGTCGACCGCCGCCCGTATCGCCTGTGCCATCGCCGCGCGCTCCTGGACGCCCGAGACAAAGCTCGAGAAACGGGTGTTCGCGTTGTTCAGTGCATGGATCGAAATGGCCGATGCAATCAGCACGATCGCCGTGAGCGCACCGAAGGTCGTGGAAAACCTGGTGCGCATGCTCAGGCTGTCAAAACTCATATCTAGCTCCGTCGTTGAATCGCGATCCGGGCCCTTCGGCCTGGCTCTTGCCGAGGGGTTTCGGATGGGTTGCCCGGGTTCGGCACGACACGTCTCTCGGAATGCGGAAATATGTCGTATTCCTAATCAGGCGAATGGTGGCGATGAATTGTTTTCCCTGTCTCGGTCGATACTTCTTCGGGATGCCTCGGCGGCTGGCGGCCTAAGGCAATCGAGGCGCCGCTTCGATTCGCTTGCCGAGCCAGTCCTCGTGGGGCGCGCGCTCGCGCAGTGCCCCACGCGGCTGGGCGGGCTGAGGTCCGCTGTCGATGGAGGGCGCGCGCGGGTCCGCTTCCGCGTCGCCGAGATCCCCGTCGATCAGCTTGTGAGTCAGCGCATAACGCGTCAGGTCGGTGTTGGATTTCATTGCCATCTTCTCGAGCAATCTCGATCGATGGCTGCTGACGGTCTTCACGGAAAGGCATAGCTCGCGGGCGACATCGGTGACGCGTCGGCCCTGCGCGAGTCGCAACATGACCTGCAGTTCCCGATTGGACAGGCTCGCGTGTTTCCGGGGTTGTCCCGAGACGAGGTGCTCCGACAGCAGGGCGGCGATGTCGTTGCCCAGGTAGCGTTGCCCTCGGCATGTCGCCTCGATGGCCGAGCGCAGTTCGCCGATGTCGGCCGTGTGTCGGAGAAAGCTTGTCGCCCCCGCACGCAAGCCACGGACCACGTCGTCCGCATCGACGCTCGCGGCCAGGACCAGCAACGGCACTCGCGGGGCGTATTGCCTGATTTCGCCGATGCGCTCGGGCCCAGCCCCGAATTTGCCGTTCGCGATCTGGACGATCAATCGCGTGGCGGCCACGTCGAAGTCCCGGAACCTGAAGCCCGGCGCCACTTCACCGACGGTGGGGCCCTGCATGCCGCCGGTCAGCAGCGCACGGATGCCGAAGCGGACGATCGGATCACCGTCGACGACGATGAACTCGAATGAACTCATGAATTCCTGTCCACAAGATCGCGGTGGTGAACGAAGCAGGTTGGCAATTGGCACCTTCCGTTCAGACTATTTTCCACATTCATTCGCATCACTAATTCATGCATCGGGACCAGTCGCCGCAGGGGCGAGGTCATGAGCGAGCACCCAACGCACCCAACGCACCAAACGACCAAACGCAGTACGATAGCGAGCCGCCGTCGCTGCCGAGCCGAGCGCTCGCCTGCACCGCGCGAGGCCGGCAGGGCGGATCCCGCCTATCTCGGCGCGCCTGCGTTCGGCGGGTACCGGTGCTGTTTCGTCGGTGCGGGCTCGTGTGCAGCCGTTGCGGTGACGATACCCCAATACCGAATTGGGAAGTATCAAATTTGCCACTTTCTGAGCGGCAAACGTTTTCCTTTGGCCCGATTTTGACCGCGTGTTGCTAAATTTCGACGCAAGCGGCTACTATCCTTTCAAATTTCCCAATTTTGAGGTCGTGCATGAGCATGTCAGAGGAGGATCGTGTCCTGACGTCGAGGGATGTGGCCGATCGGCTCGGGGTGTCCATCAAGACCGCGCAGAGCTGGATCGAAGCCAACGTACCGCAGTCGTGGAAAACTCCCGGAGGTCATCGCCGTGCCCACGAACGTGACGTGCTTGCCGCGCAGGCGCGCGAGGCCGTGCCGCTGGACCTCGCGCTCGCCCCGGTCCCCGTCGCCTTCCTGACCACCGAGCCGACCTGGCATGGCTTTCGCGAACGATTGGCCGGGCTGGGCGCCAGGCTCGAGCATGTGGCCGATGCCCTCACCGCCCTGTCCACCTTCGGCCGCATCCAGCCGGCCGTGGTGGTGATCGAGATATCGGCGACGGACTGGGATCGCGCCCTGGTGGTCAATCACATCCTGTCGGACCCGCACCTGGCCCACGTCGCCGTGATCGCCTTGTGCGAGGAGCGCGGCCGCGGCCATCTGGCGGCGCCGGCCTCGGCACGTCTGACCGTGCTGGCGCGCGAGGACGAGATGGCCGCCGTCCAGGCCATCCGCGCCGCGTTGGCGCCTTTCCTCGACGGTGGGCCCGGCGACGCCGAGGCGGAGCCCGCCTTGCCCTACCCGGTGGCGCGCAACGAGGCCAGGCGCCTGCTCGCCTTGCAACGCTCAGGCTTGGTGGACAGTCCCTACGAAGCCATATTCGACGATACGGCGAGATTGGCGGCTCGCGTGTTTTCGGCGCCCATTGCGCTGGTCAGTCTCGTGACCAAGGATCGTCAATGGTTCAAGTCGCACCACGGGCTGGATGTGCGGGAGACGCCGCGGGTCTGGGCGTTTTGCAACTACACCATTCTCGGCGAGCCCTTCGTGGTGGAGGACTCCTTGCAGGATTCGCGCTTCAAGGACAACCCGCTGGTCACGGGGGCGCCGCAGATCAGGTTTTACGCAGGCGCGCCCTTGCGCGACAACGACGGCTACGCACTGGGATCGCTATGCGTCATCGACCGCGTTCCC
It contains:
- a CDS encoding GAF domain-containing protein; translation: MSMSEEDRVLTSRDVADRLGVSIKTAQSWIEANVPQSWKTPGGHRRAHERDVLAAQAREAVPLDLALAPVPVAFLTTEPTWHGFRERLAGLGARLEHVADALTALSTFGRIQPAVVVIEISATDWDRALVVNHILSDPHLAHVAVIALCEERGRGHLAAPASARLTVLAREDEMAAVQAIRAALAPFLDGGPGDAEAEPALPYPVARNEARRLLALQRSGLVDSPYEAIFDDTARLAARVFSAPIALVSLVTKDRQWFKSHHGLDVRETPRVWAFCNYTILGEPFVVEDSLQDSRFKDNPLVTGAPQIRFYAGAPLRDNDGYALGSLCVIDRVPRQAGDTEMGSLRLLADLISARVNLATQTRRAHWRAADA
- a CDS encoding LuxR C-terminal-related transcriptional regulator, with protein sequence MSSFEFIVVDGDPIVRFGIRALLTGGMQGPTVGEVAPGFRFRDFDVAATRLIVQIANGKFGAGPERIGEIRQYAPRVPLLVLAASVDADDVVRGLRAGATSFLRHTADIGELRSAIEATCRGQRYLGNDIAALLSEHLVSGQPRKHASLSNRELQVMLRLAQGRRVTDVARELCLSVKTVSSHRSRLLEKMAMKSNTDLTRYALTHKLIDGDLGDAEADPRAPSIDSGPQPAQPRGALRERAPHEDWLGKRIEAAPRLP